From Myxococcota bacterium, the proteins below share one genomic window:
- the dapF gene encoding diaminopimelate epimerase, whose translation MPLGRREFAKYHALGNDYVVVDGDALRPRLSPERVRELCDRHTGIGSDGILALHRPRRGELALRIWNPDGSEAEKSGNGVRIFARFLWDLRYVRAKELEIHTPGGPVTARLAVANGEVRSIRVDMGRASFRSTDLSMLGPAREVVDEPLRVGSADLRVTCVSLGNPHCVRFVTHLQPEVLRSIGPQLETHPIFQKRTNVQLACVRARDRIEALIWERGAGETRASGSSACAVAAAAVRQGLADRKLEVRMPGGSLRIEVAADWNVRMTGPATPVYRGSLF comes from the coding sequence ATGCCCCTGGGCCGCCGTGAGTTCGCGAAGTATCACGCGCTGGGCAACGACTACGTCGTGGTCGACGGCGACGCGCTCCGCCCGCGACTCAGTCCGGAGCGCGTGCGCGAGCTGTGCGACCGGCACACGGGCATCGGCTCCGACGGCATCCTCGCGCTGCACCGCCCGCGGCGCGGCGAGCTCGCCCTGCGCATCTGGAACCCCGACGGCTCCGAGGCCGAGAAGAGCGGGAACGGCGTGCGCATCTTCGCGCGCTTCCTCTGGGACCTGCGCTACGTGCGCGCCAAGGAGCTCGAGATCCACACGCCCGGCGGGCCAGTCACGGCGCGGCTCGCGGTCGCGAACGGCGAGGTGCGCTCGATCCGCGTCGACATGGGCCGCGCGTCGTTCCGCAGCACCGACCTCTCGATGCTGGGCCCGGCGCGCGAAGTGGTCGACGAGCCGCTGCGCGTGGGCTCGGCCGACCTGCGGGTCACTTGTGTCTCCCTGGGCAATCCGCACTGCGTGCGCTTCGTGACCCACCTGCAGCCCGAGGTGCTGCGCAGCATCGGCCCGCAGCTCGAGACACACCCGATCTTCCAGAAGCGCACGAACGTGCAGCTGGCGTGCGTGCGCGCGCGCGACCGGATCGAGGCCTTGATCTGGGAGCGCGGCGCCGGCGAGACGCGCGCGTCGGGCAGCTCGGCCTGCGCGGTGGCGGCCGCGGCCGTGCGCCAGGGCCTGGCCGACCGCAAGCTCGAGGTGCGCATGCCGGGTGGCTCGCTGCGCATCGAGGTCGCGGCCGACTGGAACGTGCGCATGACGGGCCCGGCCACGCCGGTCTACCGGGGCTCGCTCTTCTGA
- a CDS encoding agmatine deiminase family protein yields MRALRMPAEWEPHAATWVAWPHAETTWPGCLADAEREFETLVRALARSERVELVAQTESHAQLLGERLGGLLRQGSLRLHVIRTDDVWMRDIGPTFVRDGARGLLALDWTFNAWGGKYAPWDRDDAVAARVATLAGVACERPGLVIEGGALEVDGEGTLLATEPTLLDPKRNPGISREALEKRLAELLGIRHVVWLGDGIEGDDTDGHIDDLARFVSPGVVVCAREPDPADPNHAALEACGAALRAARDAAGRRLEVIDLPMPPAVRAGPDRLPASYANFYVANREVLVPTFGAPSDRVALDALRPLFPDRTVVGIPSRALVRGLGAVHCLTQQQPV; encoded by the coding sequence GTGCGCGCGCTGCGCATGCCGGCGGAGTGGGAGCCGCACGCGGCCACCTGGGTCGCGTGGCCGCACGCCGAGACCACCTGGCCCGGCTGTCTCGCCGACGCCGAGCGCGAGTTCGAGACGCTGGTGCGGGCGCTGGCGCGCTCCGAGCGCGTGGAGCTGGTCGCGCAGACCGAGTCACACGCGCAGCTCCTGGGCGAGCGCCTCGGCGGGCTGTTGCGCCAAGGCTCGCTGCGCCTGCACGTGATCCGCACCGACGACGTGTGGATGCGCGACATCGGCCCGACCTTCGTGCGCGACGGCGCGCGCGGGCTGCTGGCGCTCGACTGGACCTTCAACGCCTGGGGCGGGAAGTACGCGCCCTGGGACCGCGACGACGCCGTGGCCGCGCGCGTCGCGACACTGGCCGGTGTCGCCTGCGAGCGGCCGGGGCTGGTGATCGAAGGCGGCGCGCTCGAGGTCGACGGCGAGGGCACGCTGCTCGCGACCGAGCCCACGCTGCTCGACCCGAAGCGCAACCCGGGCATCTCGCGCGAGGCGCTGGAGAAGCGCCTGGCGGAGTTACTGGGCATCCGCCACGTGGTCTGGCTGGGCGACGGCATCGAGGGCGACGACACCGACGGCCACATCGACGACCTGGCGCGCTTCGTGTCTCCGGGGGTGGTGGTGTGCGCGCGCGAGCCCGACCCGGCCGACCCCAACCACGCCGCGCTGGAAGCCTGCGGGGCCGCGCTGCGCGCCGCGCGCGACGCCGCGGGCCGCCGCCTCGAGGTGATCGACCTGCCCATGCCGCCCGCCGTGCGAGCCGGCCCCGACCGCCTGCCCGCCAGCTACGCGAACTTCTACGTGGCCAACCGCGAGGTGCTGGTGCCGACCTTCGGGGCGCCCAGCGACCGGGTGGCCCTGGACGCGCTGCGGCCGCTGTTTCCCGACCGGACGGTCGTGGGCATCCCCTCGCGGGCGCTCGTGCGCGGGCTGGGCGCCGTGCACTGTCTCACCCAACAACAGCCGGTGTAG
- a CDS encoding DUF1326 domain-containing protein — protein MAFVEWTLKGTEYGHCNCATGCPCQFNSLPTHGNCRAHSFFQVERGHFGDTSIDGLRFGFLAAWPGPIHMGEGTCVIVVEESADAKQRAALEAIGQGRETDPGTLITQVFSSMITKQLPTIYKPIDLSIDVPAGRARVRIPGLIDAEATPIKNPVTGAVHRVSISLPTAMEFTEAEFVTGRCRTDQSSPVELTFDDTHAHVANIHWSTHGLVR, from the coding sequence ATGGCGTTCGTCGAGTGGACCCTGAAGGGCACGGAGTACGGGCACTGCAACTGCGCCACCGGCTGCCCGTGTCAGTTCAACTCGCTGCCCACCCACGGGAACTGCCGGGCGCACAGCTTCTTCCAGGTCGAGCGGGGTCACTTCGGCGACACCTCGATCGACGGCCTGCGCTTCGGGTTTCTCGCCGCGTGGCCCGGCCCGATCCACATGGGCGAGGGCACGTGCGTGATCGTGGTCGAGGAGAGCGCCGACGCCAAGCAGCGCGCCGCGCTCGAGGCCATCGGTCAGGGGCGCGAGACCGACCCCGGGACGCTGATCACCCAGGTGTTCTCGTCGATGATCACGAAGCAGCTGCCCACGATCTATAAGCCGATCGACCTGTCGATCGACGTGCCCGCGGGCCGCGCGCGCGTGCGCATTCCGGGGCTGATCGACGCCGAGGCGACGCCGATCAAGAACCCGGTCACCGGCGCGGTGCACCGCGTGTCGATCTCACTGCCCACGGCCATGGAGTTCACCGAGGCCGAGTTCGTGACCGGCCGCTGCCGCACCGACCAGAGCTCGCCCGTCGAGCTCACCTTCGACGACACGCACGCGCACGTGGCGAACATCCATTGGAGCACGCACGGGCTAGTGCGCTGA
- a CDS encoding DNA topoisomerase: MAKSLVITEKPSVARDIVAALGGFTEHDGYWESDDYVVTFSVGHIVELLSPEDVDPQYKRWTLDTLPILPGEFKLKQKQGQSERIRTIKKLLARKDVDGVVNACDAGREGELIFREILEYLESDKPTRRLWLQSMTQDAIRNGFRTLVDGAQYDGLGAAASCRSRSDWLIGMNATRALTRRLKGRKEKTAWSAGRVQTPTLAIVVDRELEVLAHVPRPYWQLNAKFQVDGLEYLGTWFDPSFSAPEGEERELRDDRIFDHERANRLLEKVTGKPGAAAETRKPSRETAPPLFDLTSLQREGNRRFGWSARRTLNAAQRCYEAHKLLTYPRTDSRCLPNDYRAGVDEILRTFSADGPFQAEAGALVEHGLENVERTFDDTKVSDHFAIIPTGKLPDPGLSGDDARLYDLVARRFLANFHPAAVWTRVERTTVVEGESFRSRARTLDEPGWRAVIGQTEQEDQALPPLVAGRDEAEGVAVRTHDVELAAEKTKPLARITEARLLSLMESAGQDIEDEEIAAAISEKGIGTPATRADVIENLIAKGYLVRAGKSLRPTVKGIRLVDVLRRIKIDRLASAALTGELEYDLRRVERRSMTAQQFMDEIVDYTKQIVDIAVSFQYEDLYPDEESLGKCPLCSRPVFERSWFYRCLEVPGATEETDCRFRIWKDKSGRYMDRQTVKILLEKGETDELEGFAARDGRTYNARLTLEDGEVVIHGVAGSAGERVTEAVEYEVDDEPLGPCPMGCGSQVVETPTHFQCQAGIAKTAENLEKARAFEATQPKDAKRRKRYKVPDEDKPCPFLLPRTVCKREITRDEALQFIGANKKTELLTDFTSRFGRPFSAMLFLKENGRHGFEFQPRQKREKGAPAEPAATDSAEAAAAPAAEGAPAEAAPRKRKAAAKGARAPGARKAAGPKPEGGKAARRKT, translated from the coding sequence TTGGCGAAATCGCTGGTCATCACGGAGAAGCCGAGCGTGGCGCGCGACATCGTCGCAGCGCTGGGCGGGTTCACGGAGCACGACGGCTACTGGGAGTCCGACGACTACGTCGTGACCTTCTCGGTCGGCCACATCGTCGAGCTGCTCTCGCCCGAAGACGTCGACCCCCAGTACAAGCGCTGGACGCTCGACACGCTCCCGATCCTGCCCGGCGAGTTCAAGCTGAAGCAGAAGCAGGGGCAGTCCGAGCGCATCCGCACGATCAAGAAGCTGCTCGCGCGCAAAGACGTGGACGGCGTCGTGAACGCCTGCGACGCGGGGCGCGAGGGCGAGCTGATCTTCCGCGAGATCCTCGAGTACCTGGAGAGCGACAAGCCCACGCGGCGCCTGTGGCTCCAGTCGATGACCCAGGACGCGATCCGCAACGGCTTCCGCACGCTGGTCGACGGCGCGCAGTACGACGGCCTGGGCGCCGCGGCCTCGTGCCGCTCGCGCTCCGACTGGCTGATCGGCATGAACGCCACGCGCGCACTCACTCGCCGGCTGAAGGGCCGCAAGGAGAAGACGGCGTGGTCGGCGGGCCGCGTGCAGACGCCGACGCTCGCGATCGTGGTCGACCGCGAGCTCGAGGTGCTGGCGCACGTGCCGCGGCCTTACTGGCAGCTCAACGCGAAGTTCCAGGTCGACGGGCTCGAGTATCTGGGCACCTGGTTCGACCCGTCGTTCAGCGCGCCCGAGGGCGAAGAGCGCGAGCTGCGCGACGACCGCATCTTCGACCACGAGCGCGCCAACCGGCTGCTGGAGAAAGTGACCGGCAAGCCGGGCGCGGCCGCTGAGACGCGCAAGCCGAGCCGGGAGACCGCGCCGCCGCTGTTCGACCTGACCAGCCTGCAGCGCGAGGGCAACCGGCGCTTTGGCTGGTCGGCGCGCCGCACGCTCAACGCCGCGCAGCGCTGCTACGAGGCGCACAAGCTGCTGACCTACCCGCGCACCGACTCACGCTGTCTGCCGAACGACTACCGCGCGGGGGTCGACGAGATCCTGCGCACCTTCTCGGCCGACGGGCCGTTCCAGGCCGAGGCCGGGGCGCTGGTCGAGCACGGGCTCGAGAACGTCGAGCGCACGTTCGACGACACGAAGGTCTCGGACCACTTCGCGATCATCCCCACGGGCAAGCTGCCCGACCCGGGTCTCTCCGGCGACGACGCGCGCCTGTACGATCTGGTGGCGCGGCGCTTCCTGGCGAACTTCCATCCCGCCGCGGTCTGGACGCGCGTCGAGCGCACGACCGTGGTCGAGGGTGAGTCGTTCCGCTCGCGCGCGCGCACGCTCGACGAGCCCGGCTGGCGCGCCGTGATCGGCCAGACCGAGCAGGAAGACCAGGCCCTGCCGCCGCTGGTCGCGGGCCGGGACGAGGCCGAGGGCGTCGCCGTGCGCACGCACGACGTGGAGCTGGCGGCCGAGAAGACCAAGCCGCTCGCGCGCATCACCGAAGCGCGGCTGCTGTCGCTCATGGAGTCCGCGGGCCAGGACATCGAAGACGAGGAGATCGCCGCGGCCATCTCCGAGAAGGGCATCGGCACCCCGGCGACGCGCGCCGACGTGATCGAGAACCTGATCGCGAAGGGCTATCTCGTGCGCGCCGGCAAGTCACTCCGCCCGACGGTGAAGGGCATCCGGCTGGTCGACGTGCTGCGCCGGATCAAGATCGACCGCCTGGCCTCGGCCGCGCTCACGGGCGAGCTCGAGTACGACCTGCGCCGCGTCGAGCGCCGCTCGATGACCGCCCAGCAGTTCATGGACGAGATCGTCGACTACACCAAGCAGATCGTCGACATCGCGGTCTCGTTCCAGTACGAGGACCTCTATCCCGACGAGGAGTCACTCGGCAAGTGCCCGCTGTGCAGCCGGCCGGTGTTCGAGCGCTCCTGGTTCTACCGCTGTCTCGAAGTGCCGGGCGCGACCGAGGAGACGGACTGCCGCTTCCGCATCTGGAAGGACAAGTCGGGGCGCTACATGGACCGCCAGACCGTGAAGATCCTGCTCGAGAAGGGCGAGACCGACGAGCTCGAGGGCTTCGCGGCGCGCGACGGCCGCACCTACAACGCGCGACTCACGCTGGAAGACGGCGAGGTCGTGATCCATGGCGTCGCCGGCAGCGCGGGCGAGCGGGTCACCGAGGCGGTCGAGTACGAGGTCGACGACGAGCCGCTGGGTCCTTGCCCGATGGGCTGCGGCTCGCAGGTGGTCGAGACACCGACTCACTTCCAGTGCCAGGCGGGCATCGCCAAGACGGCCGAGAACCTCGAGAAGGCGCGCGCCTTCGAGGCCACCCAGCCCAAGGACGCCAAGCGCCGCAAGCGCTACAAGGTGCCCGACGAGGACAAACCCTGTCCGTTCCTGCTGCCGCGCACGGTGTGCAAGCGCGAGATCACGCGCGACGAGGCGCTGCAGTTCATCGGCGCGAACAAGAAGACCGAGCTCTTGACCGACTTCACATCGCGCTTCGGCCGGCCCTTCTCGGCCATGCTGTTCCTGAAGGAGAACGGCCGGCACGGCTTCGAGTTCCAGCCGCGCCAGAAGCGCGAGAAGGGAGCGCCGGCCGAGCCGGCGGCGACTGACTCGGCCGAAGCCGCCGCGGCGCCGGCCGCGGAGGGCGCGCCCGCCGAGGCTGCGCCGCGCAAGCGCAAGGCCGCCGCCAAGGGCGCCCGCGCACCCGGCGCGCGCAAGGCCGCCGGCCCCAAGCCCGAGGGCGGGAAGGCCGCGCGAAGAAAGACGTGA
- a CDS encoding pyridoxamine 5'-phosphate oxidase family protein, whose translation MSQLAVTPRTKLKRLADRGSFDRELVNAILDEGFVCHVSFVFQGKACLIPTVYARAGDSLVLHGATSNRALRALRTPGNDACISVTHVDALVMARSAFHHSVNYRSVILYGQAEEVSDPADKMAALEALIEHVAAGRWKEIRQPNREELLRTLVLRVPIAEGSAKVRAHGVVDDAEDLHLDAWAGLIPIETRYGPPLRDPLLAAGTSLPRYLEGYDRKRRPAA comes from the coding sequence ATGAGCCAGCTCGCCGTCACCCCCCGTACGAAGCTGAAGCGCCTCGCCGACCGCGGCAGCTTCGACCGCGAGCTCGTGAACGCCATCCTCGACGAGGGCTTCGTGTGCCACGTGTCGTTCGTGTTCCAGGGCAAGGCCTGCCTGATCCCGACGGTGTACGCGCGCGCCGGTGACTCGCTCGTGCTGCACGGCGCCACCTCGAATCGCGCGCTGCGGGCGCTGCGCACGCCCGGCAACGACGCCTGCATCTCGGTCACTCACGTCGACGCGCTGGTCATGGCGCGCTCGGCCTTCCATCACTCGGTGAACTACCGCTCCGTCATCCTGTACGGGCAGGCCGAGGAAGTCAGCGACCCGGCCGACAAGATGGCCGCGCTCGAGGCGCTGATCGAGCACGTGGCCGCCGGGCGCTGGAAGGAGATCCGGCAGCCCAACCGCGAGGAGCTGCTGCGCACGCTCGTGCTGCGCGTGCCGATCGCGGAAGGCTCGGCCAAGGTGCGCGCGCACGGCGTGGTCGACGACGCAGAGGACCTGCACCTCGACGCCTGGGCGGGACTGATTCCGATCGAGACGCGCTACGGGCCGCCGCTGCGCGACCCGCTGCTCGCCGCCGGCACGTCGCTGCCCAGGTATCTCGAGGGCTACGACCGCAAGCGCCGCCCGGCGGCCTAG
- a CDS encoding carbon-nitrogen hydrolase, producing the protein MRRIGLVQQAVGDDLEKNLARAESAVREAASRGAQLVCLQELFRTHYFPQVEDATLFDLAETIPGPTTERMSKLAADTGTVLIVPLFEKRAAGLYHNSAVVFERDGTQLAHYRKMHIPDDPMFYEKFYFAPGDVGFHAIDTSAGRIGVLICWDQWFPEAARLLALDGAELLFYPTAIGYLDGESDAENQAMRESWQTVQRGHAIANGVFVCAANRVGREGGVRFWGTSFVSDPQGRVLAQGSDSAEEVLVVECDLRRVETQRRGWPFLRDRRVDAYGDLLARFRR; encoded by the coding sequence ATCCGGCGCATCGGCCTCGTGCAGCAGGCGGTCGGCGACGACCTCGAGAAGAACCTCGCGCGCGCCGAGTCGGCGGTGCGCGAGGCGGCCAGCCGCGGCGCCCAGCTCGTGTGTCTCCAGGAGCTGTTCCGCACGCACTACTTCCCGCAGGTCGAGGACGCGACGCTCTTCGACCTGGCCGAGACCATCCCCGGCCCCACCACCGAGCGCATGTCGAAGCTCGCGGCCGACACCGGCACGGTGCTGATCGTGCCGCTGTTCGAGAAGCGCGCGGCCGGGCTGTATCACAACTCGGCCGTGGTCTTCGAGCGCGACGGCACGCAGCTCGCGCACTACCGCAAGATGCACATCCCCGACGACCCGATGTTCTACGAGAAGTTCTACTTCGCACCGGGCGACGTCGGCTTCCACGCCATCGACACCTCGGCCGGCCGCATCGGCGTGCTGATCTGCTGGGACCAATGGTTCCCGGAGGCGGCGCGGCTGCTCGCGCTCGACGGCGCCGAGCTGCTCTTCTATCCGACCGCGATCGGCTATCTCGATGGCGAGTCCGACGCCGAGAACCAGGCCATGCGCGAGTCGTGGCAGACCGTGCAGCGCGGCCACGCGATCGCCAACGGCGTGTTCGTGTGCGCCGCCAACCGCGTGGGCCGCGAGGGCGGCGTGCGCTTCTGGGGCACCTCGTTCGTGTCCGATCCCCAGGGCCGCGTGCTGGCCCAGGGGAGTGACTCGGCCGAGGAGGTGCTGGTGGTCGAGTGCGACCTGCGCCGCGTCGAGACCCAGCGCCGCGGCTGGCCCTTCCTGCGCGATCGCCGGGTCGACGCCTACGGCGACCTGCTCGCGCGCTTCCGGCGCTGA
- a CDS encoding phosphotransferase family protein, with the protein MAIDASLAGLCDFAALARWMDAQGLPGGELDEVSPIAGGTQNVLLRFRRGGREYVLRRPPLHPRPKSNDALRREGQVLAALAGSPVPHPRFIAGCFDASLMGGYVFYLMEPVEGFNPMTGLLPLHAGDARVRHAMGLEAADAIAHLARVDPLAVGLAQLGRPEGFLERQVTRWLSELESYSRHAGYPGPDIPGLAEVAAWLERNRPPLSRAGILHGDYHLANVMYARDSARLAAVVDWEMCTLGDPLLDLGWLIATWPEREGFAIGPMAALAALDGWPTPEELAARYAATSGHDVTALPWYVVLASFKLGIVLEGTHARAFAGKAPKAMGDFLHAVTLALFRRARERIAAA; encoded by the coding sequence ATGGCGATCGACGCGTCGCTGGCGGGGCTCTGCGACTTCGCCGCCCTGGCGCGCTGGATGGACGCGCAGGGTCTTCCGGGCGGCGAGCTGGACGAGGTCTCGCCGATCGCCGGCGGCACGCAGAACGTGTTGCTGCGCTTCCGCCGGGGCGGCCGCGAGTACGTGCTGCGCCGGCCGCCGCTCCACCCGCGCCCCAAGAGCAACGACGCCCTGCGCCGCGAGGGCCAGGTCCTGGCGGCGCTGGCAGGCTCGCCGGTCCCACACCCGCGCTTCATCGCCGGCTGCTTCGACGCCTCGCTGATGGGCGGGTACGTCTTCTACCTGATGGAGCCGGTCGAGGGCTTCAACCCGATGACGGGGCTCCTCCCGCTGCACGCGGGCGACGCGCGCGTGCGCCACGCCATGGGGCTCGAGGCGGCGGACGCGATCGCGCACCTGGCGCGCGTGGATCCGCTGGCGGTCGGCCTGGCGCAGCTCGGGCGTCCCGAGGGCTTCCTGGAGCGGCAAGTGACTCGCTGGCTCTCCGAGCTCGAGTCCTACTCGCGCCACGCCGGCTACCCGGGGCCCGACATCCCGGGGCTCGCCGAGGTCGCGGCCTGGCTCGAGCGCAACCGGCCCCCGCTCTCGCGCGCCGGGATCCTGCACGGTGACTACCACCTGGCGAACGTGATGTACGCGCGTGACTCAGCCCGGCTGGCGGCGGTGGTCGACTGGGAGATGTGCACGCTGGGCGATCCGCTGCTCGACCTGGGCTGGCTCATCGCGACCTGGCCCGAGCGCGAGGGCTTCGCGATCGGGCCGATGGCCGCCCTGGCCGCGCTCGACGGCTGGCCGACGCCCGAAGAGCTCGCGGCGCGCTACGCCGCGACCTCGGGCCACGACGTGACTGCGCTGCCCTGGTACGTGGTGCTGGCGTCGTTCAAGCTCGGCATCGTGCTCGAGGGCACGCACGCGCGCGCCTTCGCCGGCAAGGCACCCAAGGCCATGGGTGACTTCCTGCACGCGGTCACGCTCGCGCTGTTCCGGCGCGCGCGCGAGCGGATCGCGGCCGCCTAG
- a CDS encoding aminotransferase class I/II-fold pyridoxal phosphate-dependent enzyme gives MSHHITGGNAVQIAESVEAAVREGALGPGAQLPTVRALAARLRLSPTTVAAAYRSLRQRGLVIAAGRRGSAVSHHPPIASHRAPAVPKNARDLAAGNPDPALLPPLGPALAAIDPSPVLYGGEVCEPELLRLAKAGLARDGVPVEAVTIVSGALDGIERALGAWLRPGDRVAVEDPGFPAVFHLLSALGLGAVPVGVDDSGPLPRDVARALDSGVSALVVTTRAQNPFGSALDERRARELRALLRAHPDVLVLEDDHGWLVAGAPAHTLCAPPAARWAVVRSVAKSLGPDLRLAFLAGDPATVARVEGRLSLGIRWVSHLLQRTVAAQLRDRGVARRLRQAERTYTERRSALVDALAAVGVPAFGRSGLNVWVPVPDEEAAAQALLAGGFAVLTGARFRIKSPPAIRITTAALDPAEAPALAETLARALRPAGRSQSA, from the coding sequence CTGTCACATCATATCACAGGCGGGAACGCCGTCCAGATCGCCGAGAGCGTGGAGGCGGCGGTGCGCGAGGGCGCGCTCGGGCCGGGCGCTCAGCTGCCGACCGTGCGCGCGCTCGCGGCGCGGCTGCGCCTGAGTCCCACGACCGTCGCCGCCGCCTACCGCAGCCTGCGCCAGCGCGGGCTCGTGATCGCGGCCGGCCGCCGCGGCTCCGCGGTGAGTCACCACCCGCCGATCGCCAGCCACCGGGCGCCCGCCGTGCCGAAGAACGCGCGCGACCTGGCCGCCGGGAACCCCGACCCCGCGCTCCTGCCGCCGCTCGGGCCGGCGCTCGCGGCGATCGATCCATCGCCGGTGCTGTACGGCGGCGAGGTGTGCGAGCCCGAGCTCCTGCGCCTGGCCAAGGCCGGGCTGGCCCGGGACGGCGTGCCGGTCGAGGCGGTCACGATCGTGAGCGGCGCGCTCGACGGCATCGAGCGCGCCCTGGGCGCGTGGCTGCGGCCCGGTGACCGCGTGGCCGTCGAGGACCCGGGCTTCCCGGCGGTGTTCCACCTGCTCTCGGCGCTGGGGCTCGGCGCGGTGCCGGTGGGGGTCGACGACTCGGGCCCGCTGCCGCGCGACGTGGCGCGCGCGCTCGACTCGGGTGTCTCGGCGCTCGTGGTGACCACACGCGCGCAGAACCCGTTCGGCTCGGCGCTCGACGAGCGGCGCGCGCGCGAGCTGCGCGCGCTCCTGCGCGCCCATCCCGACGTGCTCGTGCTCGAGGACGACCACGGCTGGCTGGTGGCCGGCGCGCCCGCCCATACGCTGTGCGCCCCGCCCGCGGCGCGCTGGGCGGTGGTGCGCTCGGTCGCGAAGTCTCTCGGCCCCGACCTGCGCCTGGCCTTCCTGGCGGGTGACCCAGCGACGGTGGCGCGCGTCGAGGGCCGGCTCAGCCTGGGCATCCGCTGGGTGAGTCACCTCTTGCAGCGCACGGTGGCGGCCCAGCTGCGCGACCGCGGCGTGGCCAGGCGCCTGCGCCAGGCCGAGCGCACCTACACCGAACGGCGTAGCGCGTTGGTCGACGCCCTGGCTGCCGTTGGCGTGCCCGCCTTCGGGCGCTCGGGCCTGAACGTGTGGGTGCCCGTGCCCGACGAGGAGGCGGCGGCGCAGGCGCTCCTGGCCGGGGGCTTCGCGGTGCTGACCGGCGCGCGCTTCCGCATCAAGAGCCCGCCGGCGATCCGCATCACGACCGCTGCGCTCGATCCGGCCGAGGCGCCCGCGCTGGCCGAGACGCTGGCGCGCGCGCTGCGTCCGGCGGGCCGCAGTCAGTCCGCCTGA
- a CDS encoding redoxin domain-containing protein: protein MGKSQVWTRVSGDGASAAGPPAPEFAGIERWLNSEPLTLAGLRGKVVLVDFWTLACGNCIATLPHVSKWHERYRAQGLVVVGVHTPETPDEAKPDAIADAVKRFGIRYPVAEDTTYATWKAYGNQAWPAVYLIDQRGRIAGSWVGEGSYYAIESAIRTLLEPPKAAESAANQLR from the coding sequence CTGGGCAAGAGTCAGGTCTGGACGCGAGTCAGCGGCGACGGCGCCTCGGCCGCGGGTCCGCCCGCGCCCGAGTTCGCGGGCATCGAGCGCTGGCTGAACTCCGAACCGCTCACGCTCGCCGGGCTGCGCGGCAAGGTGGTGCTGGTGGATTTCTGGACCCTGGCCTGCGGCAACTGCATCGCCACCTTGCCCCACGTGTCGAAGTGGCACGAGCGCTACCGCGCGCAGGGCCTGGTGGTGGTCGGCGTGCACACGCCCGAGACACCCGACGAGGCCAAGCCCGACGCGATCGCCGACGCGGTGAAGCGCTTCGGCATCCGCTATCCGGTCGCCGAGGACACCACTTACGCCACCTGGAAGGCCTACGGCAACCAGGCCTGGCCCGCGGTGTATCTCATCGACCAGCGCGGGCGGATCGCGGGCAGCTGGGTGGGCGAGGGCTCCTACTACGCGATCGAGTCCGCCATCCGCACGCTGCTCGAACCGCCGAAGGCCGCCGAGTCAGCCGCGAACCAGCTGCGCTAG
- a CDS encoding DUF2182 domain-containing protein yields the protein MEHARASALTALERALRRDRVQVVAGLALVLAPVWIWLARASLDMYGDMSGPSAWMMRATWDTTYTLLIFAMWIAMMVGMMLPSAAPAVLIYARVARSGAEPEHPVLRAHLFAAGYLVAWAAFSAAATLVQRELAKSALVTPMMEAASPWLAAALLVVAGAYQWSPAKRSCLTRCRTPAAFLVERWRPGTLGALRLGAEHGVYCVGCCWALMALLFAGGVMSLPWIAGLSLFVLFEKLGPASAWSDRAAGLALALAGVALALAQLVRG from the coding sequence TTGGAGCACGCACGGGCTAGTGCGCTGACCGCGCTCGAGCGGGCGCTGCGCCGCGACCGGGTTCAGGTCGTGGCGGGGCTCGCGCTCGTGCTCGCCCCCGTGTGGATCTGGCTCGCGCGCGCGTCGCTCGACATGTACGGCGACATGAGCGGCCCGTCGGCGTGGATGATGCGCGCGACCTGGGACACGACTTACACGCTGCTGATCTTCGCCATGTGGATCGCGATGATGGTCGGCATGATGCTGCCGTCGGCCGCGCCGGCGGTGCTGATCTACGCGCGCGTCGCGCGCAGCGGGGCCGAGCCCGAGCACCCCGTGCTGCGCGCGCACCTGTTTGCCGCGGGCTACCTCGTGGCCTGGGCGGCGTTCAGCGCGGCGGCGACGCTGGTCCAGCGCGAGCTTGCGAAGAGCGCGCTCGTGACTCCCATGATGGAAGCCGCGAGCCCCTGGCTCGCCGCGGCGCTCTTGGTCGTGGCCGGCGCGTACCAGTGGAGCCCGGCCAAGCGCTCGTGTCTCACGCGCTGCCGGACGCCGGCGGCGTTCCTCGTCGAGCGCTGGCGCCCGGGCACGCTCGGCGCGCTGCGCCTGGGCGCCGAGCACGGCGTGTACTGCGTGGGCTGCTGCTGGGCGCTCATGGCGCTCTTGTTCGCGGGCGGAGTCATGAGCCTGCCGTGGATCGCGGGTCTGTCGCTGTTCGTGCTGTTCGAGAAGCTGGGCCCCGCGAGCGCGTGGAGTGACCGCGCGGCCGGGCTGGCGCTGGCTCTCGCGGGCGTGGCGCTCGCGCTAGCGCAGCTGGTTCGCGGCTGA